DNA sequence from the Vicia villosa cultivar HV-30 ecotype Madison, WI linkage group LG3, Vvil1.0, whole genome shotgun sequence genome:
GAGACGCAAGCATATAAGTCTGATGCAAGTCAAATAAtgttttatgaaatttaaaagaaaataaaaaagttatcTTAAGAAGAAAGTAAAAAGTAGCCTCAAAACATTCGAAGTTAATGTACCTGAAGAGTAGATGCAGTGACGGTCAACGATGTTATATTAGCAAACTCTAGGAGCCAATTGAATATAAACAAAGGATTTCCTCCCTCACCATATGGAAATAATTGTGCATCAATAGTTACATCTTTAAGAGAAGAAATATTGCCCCAAGAGATATTCTGAATAATAAAACCATGAAAAGCAAATGCACAAAGACTTGGAGTACAAAGATCAATTTTATCATAGTTATCGTATGAGTCAATGCATATAGTAAGATTGACGAGCATCGCGTTTGATATGCGGAGGGTTCTTGCACCACGTTCCACATCACAATGATTAATGAGCAAACTTTTCAACTTATTAAAGGTAGAAAATGGTTCGGCGCAACCATCATCACCAGCACAAAATGTAAAATGCTCTACTTGCAAGGTAGTTAATGACGGCAAATAGAGAGATTTCGGAAACAGGTTTTCACGACAAGCCCGAAGAGAAAGCCTAAGATATGTTAGTGCTGGCAAATCGAGAGAAAATTGTGCAACTTTTTCACAGGAAACACAAAGCTTAAGATATGTTAGTGCTGGCAAACTGAGAGAAATTTGTGCAACTCCGTCATACCAAATAGAAATCTTCAGATGCGTTAAAGTCTGCGATGAACAAAGGCTAGTAGGAATTTGTGCCGTGCATCTAATAACACTAAGTCTTAAGCGTTGAACATTGTGCGAAATAGCATAATCCGCAATCTTGTCAAGTATGTGAGGCTCCAACACACCAAATTTATGCTTAAAATCAAGTGCATGCAATGAGATAGAGGAATCACGAAGAGATAAAACGTTAGACACGAAATTGGCGAATATCGTAGAATTTAGATCTTTAGGTTTATGGAATTTCAGAAGAGGAAGACGTTTCCAGAGATCCTTCCATCTTAGTGACAGAATGCAAGTTCGAACAGCTTCTTCTGAGTTCAAAAGCGAAAGTATGAGAAGGATAACACAATCAGGTAAATCactgatcatgtctttcttcgcATTTTTCGCCGGCGGAATCATTATTTCACAAACCTATTCACATGCAAAATCGCACTCGGTAAACTACAAtggaaaatcaaaaaatgaaaaatgatcgGAGAAATAGGAAATACCTTGCGAGTTGTGTAGAAGCCGCTGAATGAATGAAGATGATTGATCGGAATAGTTGAATTTACGGTTTCTAGGGTTTATACTACTCAACGATTGTGATGCATTAATTTGAGAAGGCTTAGATTTTCGAAAACACaatttattcaaataaaatgTTAGTAACCGGAAATACATCTCCGGACGCTTTTGATACATATTCCGTACCAgaatccttcttcttcattttctaaaaaagttataaaaaaacaCATTTGAGCTCTCCCTCTCCCAACCATTTAAGTATCTCTTCATTGGATTGAAGTATTATTGGAGCTCTTTCTCCTCCTTTCTATCATCTCGTAACATCGAAACATCTCCTTCTCAACAATCAATTCCATTTAGTaagtttttcaaattttatttactttttgtattttgatttgtAGTTAGTTTTGTAGGATACTTTCATTGTTTTAGGTACTTAATGAAGTAGTGTAAACGAACTTGTTAGGTTAGAACCACATGCAATGAGTTTTTTTGGAACGGTTAGAACAGAAAATTGATTATTGTCAAGGGAGACCATCGAAGGTTTGTCCAAAGATGCATCTACAGATTTGCTCTAAGCTAatctcggagatgcatcttcagatTGTACTCAGGAAAAAAATTGGGTGTTTTTGTTGGAATTGTGAATTTCTccagacattatgtttatatATGTCCCTATTTATAACGCATATGCAATGGATGACAACAACGCTGGTCAGATTAAAATCAGGCGTGTGTCCCAAACTGCGCCAGTACGACGTGAGAGGAGGCAGGCGATTAGACATACCCTTTAGGATTGATTTCGGAGATtcatatccaaaaaaaaaaactttgtattTTCCACGCTTACAAAAATTTTTAGGGGACATTTTGAAGATGCAACTCTGAATACACCAAATATCATACGGAAATGCATCTattaaatttccttttttttctaaaaaaaaatcttttaaaattttttaaacaaaaatacatAACAATATATAATCATTTTTAAAAGACGCTAAAACAAATCGTAttttaacaaaattttaatttatttaaagtcATTTCCTTACGAccttgtttttgtttgaattgatGGAACGAAATTAAATAATGTGGTATAAACATGAAATTCAAAATAGATTTAAATTCTATTGTGTAAATTAGTTAAAAATGGATATAGCAAAAGAGAATAAAGTGATATCCACACATAACCTAGAACTATAGCACTACTAAGAAAAAAAACATTTGTCTTATATTACATGTTGCCTTTAGTTGGATTGCAAGTTTGTTGTAATCGGGTGAAAGAACTACTCATTTTAAATTTAAGATTCaatttcctactttggaaacttcAATTTGCAACATTGACACACACAAAAAAAGTTGAACATGCTGAGTTATTGAAGTTGACATATCTAATCATATGGAATGAAGCTTTTGTGGCTAACAAATTCTGCTTTGAGACTTTTGACAAAAGTTTGAAAGATATTATGAGTCAAGATACACAGGCTTCTTATATTtgagatcattacaaagtcctgAAGCTTACAAAGAACATGCGCTTGCAAAGTCCTGAAGCTTACAAAGAACATGCGCTTGCAATGTTAAATAGTACTTATATTACACTTtccaaattcaaaacaaatcaaaagaaCTGTCGTCGGCTAAATTTATTAGtggttccaattttgacttttcgGCATTCGCTTCCTTTGCAATGTTGTTCAATCTTTCGAATTCGTGCATCTTATAAACAAAAAGATCCAGCCACATTGATGCATATACTATATGATGAAGCACTCATTCTGGTGACGTAGGTGGTAGAGGGCATCTtggtttcaagtaaacttgtacaaaatgaGTCGATTTTTCGATTCATCCAATACATATGATGTGATCATTTGGATTTATAGGTGGTGCAGTGCGGAGCGAGAAAAAGGTTTTGCGAAAACCCATGTcgtgtgtcgctaccgcgaaaattaacagagtcgccactaacatatttatcctgaaaaggaagggaatgtcagcaaaccacaaaacaaaacaacggtctcacgaccagagaaaaagggtaagagagtcggttacgcgaggggaaggtattagcacccctcgcgcccatcgtactcgatggtatccacgcctgtgtctaaacctatgggtgtgtaagcaaaatgcgctaatctggactaaaatgaatgcagaatgtagggaaaagaaagagttatgctcgcacgggccctaccccgctgcctacgtatctgttttgcagaatcagagctaccgtagctcggctaactagtttctgtttgttttgtgttttttaggtgaacgagttacattcacactccactactcgacctttggagacttatgctacgaatggagcggaaataacaagcttttaagaaaagaaaatcaaagagtgtggtttgtgttttaaaagatgcatgaggaaaacctaagctaaagggggaaagcttgctacctaatgttatcatacaaagggtacaagtctacgctaagctatcaacctacgaggaaagggggaagcacacaagaatatcacacaaacgagcatccgctcataaagcaaacaaaaccaacggtactgaccgagtggtagaaaagcggccccgccatagccaagggaagcagctcaacccaagtcaaccaagcattagacctcgcgaaaatgatcgggccatagacaagagggcggacccctctcagcaaccaagccgtcacggatcgtaaaggaaaacagtgcgcgcgtacaccgagcatcaacgtcgagcgacgcgagctataagaaaggcgagggtccggctacatgaacccttttcctgacatactcgataacaagatcttgtgctggttcagaagcgagcaacgcgtagcgtgcgcataccgaacggactcgatgagactaggcgggggttgattgctaaccctttccgcatgtcttccatgaggacttaacggagtgccatataggacttattacactgtgactccctgccgcaaagcacaaatgtaaacacaccaacaaaaacagagcctctttcgagggcttggccagatgcatgtttaagtcctacttctcatgttataggatgatgcggaaaacGGTAAAAGGGGCAAggagataccgagcggatagcaaatccgcagtgagctagcaacgcaagcagaactaagaaacttcacgtaatctaacatccagcaaagccaggagtccagcataagcgtcaaagcgatgcggtgtgaaaataaatcacaaccgctatgtggtgcgtataaaacacaaccacacaagcaacatGCAGGAAATACAATCCAGataatacaggaatatacatctcaatgaatgagagatcaggtgaatcgcatcgagaataagttcgtgtcccacaaataaagtggaacacgatgcaaatcaatcgcaccggaagcgaattcgtgtcccacaagtaaagtggaacacgaagcaagtcgaatcgcaatcaaaggctctctcgaagtacctcgcacatctcaacaaccaaatcagtaataacaaggaggcacgcacccgccatagaaaataagagaaattaaattctaagtaaatcctaaacaaaagtctaacaagattaatttgtttttatgacattttcatctaaaaggataataaaacaaaactatgtaacaaaacaattaaattctaacaagcaaaatattacatgcttttgattatttttatcatgtGAAGAAGCTAACAAAATTATTGTTTCTATATGACATTTTTATTCTCTAAAAACAACTAAttctaaaacaaaaaagaaacagGGAGGTTCACATGAAATTTGAGTGGTAAGCACAGCAGTCTACACGCAGGCCCAAGGGATGTGGCCCAGGCAGGTTATTTTTGTATCACAATTCTTTCAGGCAACAAAAAAGTGGCATGTGATGGGCTCATGAGGGGGTGCACCAATCAATTCGTATACTAGGCCCAATTACTCTTCAGAATTTTTATCAGATTCTACCTCTAAACTAATTCTAATCAATCAGAGTTTATTATCAATTCAATTAATCAACAACTAATCCTCATTAATCAAATCAGTAAAGACAAAGAGGAAATTAGGGTTACGTTAATGCGACCATTGAGCTCCTGAAGAAACTCATCTCCTTCATCTCTTCCAACGAAATACGACGGCGGCGATGGCAATCTCCTCCGACGAACTCCGAGTCTCCGACCACCGTAAACAAGAAATGAGCGCCATCTCCTTCTCAAACTCTCGTTCACTAATCTCTCTGACTCAAACGCAAACGGTGCGCCGAAGGCCCTCTCAACCTTCCCCGATTTGAAACTCCCTCTCTGCCTCCTTCAAATTTCTGCGATTATGTTGTGTCTATCAGGAGGCTGTTGCGCTCTTCTTGATGAACAGGTGGAGGTGAACGTGATGATTGATGAATCGTAGGTTGCTGTTGCAGCGTCGAAGCGGAAGATTGTTGAAGGAGATCGCATCGGCGTTGCGTGAaagtttttttgaagattttctggAAATTCAAATTAGAGATTTAACGCAATCAAGACCAACGAACTCGTGCTAATGATGTTGAaggttgttgtgtgttgatgttgAGATGATGGATTCGATGACGATTGGGGATTGTTCTGTGAATTCGGTGAAAGACTTGGCTTCTTGTTCTTGATTagtggatgattgatgatgattgattgttgaATTTGCTCATCTTTTGCTCGAATTAATCGTGTTCATGTGAATCGCGTTTGAATTGATGTTTGATTGTGTGTAATTGATattcgttgatgatgaattgtggtaTTCGTGTATGGATCTATGATTCGGTGTTgattttgtgtgcataattgttaaTATCCATGTATGTTGCTTgtgtcgcactcaaagtgtttgtataaatgcatgtggTGCACTTTCGCTTAATATTTGCCTTGCTCGACGCGTCGCACTTAGCATAATTGTTGATATGCGGCTCATATAGCATTAATATTCAATGTTTGTTCGTTTTGATTGCCAACGGAACGTTTTTTGaattgagtgcgaatggctccgaGGCCTCAAAAATGCTTAAAAACTGATTTTGCTATGCCagaaaccgggttgtcccaggcgggaaccggttcccactcaatccaaaaatgttgattctctggttttttgtaccaggaaccgggttgtccctaggtgggaaccggttcctgcgttatTTTTTCCCTGTGCTTGTGAGCCAGGAACAGGTTCGtcccagccaggaaccggttcccagctgtttgaaatgttgatggttccgtgtttttgtaccaggaaccgggttgtccctaggtgggaaccggttcccaattttctgtctctggtttttagtactagg
Encoded proteins:
- the LOC131655371 gene encoding putative FBD-associated F-box protein At5g38570, encoding MIPPAKNAKKDMISDLPDCVILLILSLLNSEEAVRTCILSLRWKDLWKRLPLLKFHKPKDLNSTIFANFVSNVLSLRDSSISLHALDFKHKFGVLEPHILDKIADYAISHNVQRLRLSVIRCTAQIPTSLCSSQTLTHLKISIWYDGVAQISLSLPALTYLKLCVSCEKVAQFSLDLPALTYLRLSLRACRENLFPKSLYLPSLTTLQVEHFTFCAGDDGCAEPFSTFNKLKSLLINHCDVERGARTLRISNAMLVNLTICIDSYDNYDKIDLCTPSLCAFAFHGFIIQNISWGNISSLKDVTIDAQLFPYGEGGNPLFIFNWLLEFANITSLTVTASTLQILNLIPGVLNFNNPSLGKLKSLKVNVDEIQNGVRLKLCKDKLQNVKSKREAARIERAYAFGLEPSPAVPDGIVNFLLHNSPSAEVDFVDCTKKQRRWRHL